Proteins from one Anastrepha obliqua isolate idAnaObli1 chromosome 2, idAnaObli1_1.0, whole genome shotgun sequence genomic window:
- the LOC129239470 gene encoding long-chain-fatty-acid--CoA ligase 1-like, protein MYFYFQKNIFTTSRELISTNPLQLVDVPEMQYFASQNNGKVCVRGSNVFHGYYKDPGKLLRLLTLKAGTTRAMWARGFQMARCT, encoded by the exons atgtatttttattttcagaaaaacataTTCACAACATCAAGAGAGTTGATATCAACAAATCCTTTACAGCTAGTGGATGTGCCGGAGATGCAGTATTTCGCCAGTCAAAACAATGGGAAGGTGTGCGTGCGCGGTTCTAACGTATTCCACGG TTATTACAAAGATCCCGGAAAACTGCTGAGGCTGTTGACTCTGAAGGCTGGCACCACACGGGCGATGTGGGCACGTGGCTTCCAAATGGCACGCTGCACATAA